The Streptomyces fungicidicus nucleotide sequence TAATGACCCTCTCCTGTCCCCGTGGGTGCCTCGGCGTGACTGTATCCGTTGGCGTCGGGAACCCGCAGATGGGACCGGTCGTTTGTAGGGGTGTGCAAGTGGCGCGTGCCGTGACGGGGGGAAGACGGTGGACGAGGACGCCGAGCAAGTGCTGACGCAGCCGTACGAGCCGTGGCAGCCCAGATCAAATTCTTGTAAAACCGCTTATCCGGAGCTAACGGGCGAGGTGGCTATGGTAGGGGCTCCACTGGACACCACCAGAGCTGATAGGGGAGGTGCGGCTGCGCCTGTGGATCGCGGAGGAGTGCTGCGGCGCATCCTCGGATCGGCGGGCAGGCCGAAATCCGTGAACAACACCGCTGCTGACCAAGACCACGCCGGCGACCCGGCCCAGACCGCGACCTTCTCCAGCGACGCGGACGGGCAGGCGTGGACTCCGCCCACCTGGGAGGAGATCGTCAGCATGCACAGCGGCCGGGTGTACCGGCTCGCCTATCGCCTCACCGGCAACCAGCACGACGCCGAGGACCTCACCCAGGAGGTCTTCGTCCGCGTCTTCCGCTCCCTGTCGACGTACACGCCGGGCACCTTCGAGGGCTGGCTGCACCGCATCACCACCAACCTATTCCTGGACATGGTCCGCCGCAAGCAGCGGATCCGCTTCGACGCGCTCGGCGACGACGCGGCCGAGCGGCTCGCCAGCAAGGAGCCCTCGCCCCAGCAGGTCTTCAACGACGCGCACTTCGACGCGGACGTCCAGCAGGCCCTCGACACCCTCGCCCCCGAGTTCCGCGCCGCCGTCGTCCTGTGCGACATCGAGGGCCTCTCGTACGAGGAGATCGCGGCCACCCTGGGCGTCAAGCTCGGCACCGTCCGGTCCCGCATCCACCGCGGCCGTTCCCAGCTGCGCAAGGCACTCGCGCACCGCTCGCCCCAGGCACGTGCGGAGCGCCGCTCCTTCGTGCCGCGTGTTCCCGCACTGGGAGGAGGGGGCGCGAGCGCGTGAGCGGTTCACAGCCGAAGTCCGCCGAGGGACACCTCGCGGAGCAGCATCTGGGAGACCGACTCTCCGCCCTGGTGGACGGGGAGCTCGGTCATGACGCGCGCGAGCGCGTACTGGCGCACGTCGCCACCTGTGCCAAGTGCAAGGCCGAGGTGGACGCGCAGCGCCGTCTGAAGAACGTCTTCGCGGCGGCGGCGCCCCCGCCGCCCTCCGAGAGCTTCCTGGCCCGCCTCCAGGGGCTGCCGGCCGGGGGAGACCTGGGCGACGGCGGTTCGCCGCTGGGCGGCGCGGGCCTGCCGGGCGGCACGCCCGGGCGGTTCGGCGGCGGCTCCGGAGTCTTCGGGACCAGGCGGAACGAGCGCTTCGAGTTCGCGTACACGCCCGTCCGCGGACACGAGCCCGGGCCTGCGGCGGTGGACGGCCGGGGCTTCGGCATCCACGACGTCAGCCGTCACGACCACGACCGCACGTCCTCGCGGGGGCTGCGGTTCGCGTTCGTGGCCGCCGGGGCGGTGTCGCTGGCCGCGATCGCGCTGGGCGGGGTCACCACGAGCGCGCCCACCGACGCGGAGGCGCGCGGCTCGGGCAAGGGCAGCAACGTGACGCCGATGCGCACCCAGGGCACGGGCGCGGCGATTCCCGACTCCCAGCGGCGCCGCGGCGTCGGGCCCCTGCTGGGCCAGCTGGCGGGCGGCAGCGCGCCGGCCGAGACCCCCGCGGCGCCGACCGCGGCCTCCGCGCCGCTGCTGCCCGGGGTTCCGCCCCCGCCGCAGCGCCACCCCAGCCTGGGCACGCCGACGACGGGCGGTGCGACGGTCATGTCTCCCCTGATACAGCCGCTCACCTCCACCCCGCCGCTCACGCTGACCGCATGGGTCTCCTCCGCCACGCTCCGGGACCCCGGCCTGGTCACCGCGGCCCCCACGGCGGCTCCGCCGCCCACGGCCCGCTGAACCGTTCCGTGCGCGTGGGCGCGCGAACCTGATTGAATCCAGGAGGCGCGCGCCCAGGCCCACCCGGCCGGGCGCCGAGCCACGGAGCAAGTAGTCCAGCTGTGGGGAGAGCATGAACGAGGGGAAGCCGGGCCCATCGGGGGAGGAGCCGGCCGCGAGTCCCGGGGGACCCGACGGCGACTTCGAACTGGCCCGCCCGGACCGCGAGCGGGCCGTCGTCGGCGACGACCACGAGGGCGACTACGAACTGGACCGGCCCCTGAGGCCCGAGAGCGACCCGGGCGAGCCCCTCGCCCCCGACGCCTCCGCGGCCGCTGCCGGCGGGGACGACGCCCGCACCGAGTCCGCCCCGGACGAGCCGCCGACGGCGGCGGCCTTCGCGCCCCCCGCACACGGGCAGCAGAGGCCCCTGCACGACCCGGACCCCTACAGCACCCCGCCGTACGGCGAACCGGGCCCCTGGGCCCCCGCCCCACCCGTCCAGCACCCGGCTGCCACCCCCGCCCACGGAATCCACACCCACCAGGCGCCCCAGGACACGACACCTTTCGGCGCCGGCACGCCACAGACCACCGCCGCGGCCCCCCACGACACCGCCACACACCCCGGTGCAGCCCCGGCCCCCCAGGACCCCCCGCCCTTCGGCGCTCCCGCACAACACGGCACGCACCCGTCGGCCCCCGCCGCCCAGGACGCCGCGCCTTTCGGTGTTCCCGCGCCGCAGGGCGCCGCGACGGCACCGCATGAGGCTGCCCCGCAGCACGGCGCGCCTCCGGTGGCCCCCGTCGCCCAGGACGCCGCGCCCTTTGGCGCCCCCGCGCCAACGTCACCGCACGAGGCTGCCGCACAGCACGGTGTGCCCTCAGCGACCCCCGCCGCCCTGGACACGGCGCCCCTTGGCGCTCCAGCGCCGCAAGGCAACCCGACAGCACCGGGCGAGACTGCCGCGCTGCACGGCGCGCCGGCGGCACCGCACGAAGCTGCCGCGCGGCAGGACGCCGGGGCGTTCGGTGGTTCTGGGGGGTCGGGCGGCGTGCCGGGTGACGGCGTGGCTGTCGCGGCCATTCCCGCGCAGGCGCACCCGGGCGCCCAGGACGCGTCGGCCGCCGATCCCTGGGGGCGTTACGACCCCTGGGCCGCGGCGGCCGCCGCGGCGCCGTTGCAGCACGCCGGGCCCGCCGTGGTCAGCGAGAAGCAGAAGCGCCGCCGTGCCCGGCGGGTGCTCGTCGGGGCCGCCCTGACGCTCGCGCTGGTGTCCGGCGTCATCGGCGGCGCGGTAGGCGTCTACCTGGAGCGCAACGGGGGCGTGGGGACCGTGGAGCTCCCCCAGGCCGGCAAGGAGGCGTCCGAACGCGACCCCGGCAGTGTCGCCGGCATCGCCGCGCAGGCGCTCCCCAGCGTCGTCACCCTGCACGTCAGCGGCTCCGGCGAGGCCGGCACCGGCACCGGCTTCGTGCTCGACGGCCGCGGCCACATCCTCACCAACAACCACGTCGTCGAGCCCGCCGGCGACAACGGCGACATCACCGTCACCTTCAACAGCGGCGACACCGCCGAAGCCACCGTCGTCGGCCGCGACAGCGGCTACGACCTGGCCGTCGTGAAGGTGAAGGGCGTCAGCGGACTCACCCCCCTGCCGCTCGGCAACTCCGACAACGTGCGGGTCGGCGACCCCGTCGTCGCCATCGGCGCCCCCTTCGACCTGGCCGGCACCGTCACCTCCGGCATCATCAGCGCCAGGGAGCGGCCGATCACCGCCGGCGGCGAGAAGGGCGACGGCAGCGACGTGTCGTACGTCGACGCCCTGCAGACCGACGCCCCGATCAACCCCGGCAACTCCGGCGGCCCCCTGCTGGACGCCCGGGCCCGGGTGGTCGGCATCAACTCGGCCATCCGCTCCGCCGACGGCGCCGCCACCCCGGACGGCGGCCAGTCCGGCTCCATAGGGCTCGGCTTCGCCATCCCCATCAACCAGGGCAAGCGCGTCGCCGAGGAGCTGATCAACACCGGGAAGGCGGTCCACCCGGTGATCGGCATCACCCTCGACATGGACTACAGCGGCGACGGCGCCCGCGTCGCCGCCAAGGGCGGTGACGGCGGCCCTCCGGTCAGCACCGGAGGCCCCGGCGCCAGGGCCGGGATCAAGGCCGGCGACGTCATCACCGAGGTCGACGGACGGCGCGTCCACTCCGGCGAGGAGCTCATCGTCAAGACCCGCGCCCACCGCCCCGGGGACCGACTGGAACTCACCCTGGAACGGGACGGCGAGGAGCGCACGGTCACCCTGACGCTCGGTTCGTCGGGTGGCGGCTGACGGATGCGTGGCACGCGGGCCGCAGGGACAGTACCGGTCGCCAGGGGTGGCCGGGTACCGTGGACCCGGCCCGGACCACGGATGACCGCAGGCCGCCCCGAGGGCCGGGGACCGAAGGCATCGCGAGGAGCTTCAGGTGTTCAATGACATAGGTGCGCTCGAGCTGGTGACGCTCATCGTCCTCGCCGTGCTCGTCTTCGGTCCGGAGAAGCTCCCCAAGGTCATCCAGGACGTGACGCGCACGATAAGGAAGATCCGGGACTTCTCGGAGAGCGCCAAGCAGGACATCCGGCAGGAACTCGGCCCGGAGTTCAAAGACTTCGAGTTCGAGGACCTCAACCCCAAGACGTTCATCCGCAAGCAGCTGGACAACGACGACCTGGGGCTCAAGGAGATCCGCAGCGGCTTCGACCTGAAGAAGGAGATGGCCGAGGTCACGGACGCCGTCCACGGCCGCGACAGCGACCCCTCCTCCTCGTCGTCCCCGGCCTCCCCCGGATCGACCGGTGGACGCGTGGACATGACCAAGAAGCCCGAGCCCCCGGCGGCCGGCGAGCGCCCGCCGTTCGACATGGACGCCACCTGAGCCGGTAAGCGCGGGACCCCGTGCCCCCGCGCAAGGCGTCCCCCACGTGACGCGTTTCATACTCCACCCGGGCTGCGCAAAGGCCTGATCAGCGCCTCCGTGCGGCCCATGCACGGGCCGATTTCCCGGCCGGTGGCGGCAAGGTGGCTATGCTGCCGAGTTGTTGTGCGGAACGGACGAGTACGCCCGAAGGGGGGCGGGCCGCCCGGTCCGACGAGAACGAGGAGGCGTCCGGGCATGGAGACGACTAGTTCGGCAGTCGCGCAGGCGCCGGCCGCGGAGGACGGACCACACGTCCCCGCCCGGCGTACGGTCGACGGCTACCTGCGTGCGCCCTTCCCCTGGTACGGCCTGGACGAGGCCTTCACGGGCCCGCGCTGGCTGATGCAGGTCGGACTGGCGGCCGAGGGCACCGTCGAGCACGGATCGGTCGGGCACGGCGACGAGCCCTCGGTGCGCAGCGAGTACACGGCAGGGGCCGACCAGGAGGCCAAGGAGAAGTTCGCGGTCGTGGTGACCGTGGCCGCCAACCCGGTGCGCCGCAGCGCCGACGGCACCGGTCTGCTGGAGGCCACCTCGGTCTCCTCCGCCGCCTGGCTGGCCGGCGTGGGGCTGCTGTCCTTCACCTGGCCCGGCCAGATGGAC carries:
- a CDS encoding sec-independent translocase, with product MFNDIGALELVTLIVLAVLVFGPEKLPKVIQDVTRTIRKIRDFSESAKQDIRQELGPEFKDFEFEDLNPKTFIRKQLDNDDLGLKEIRSGFDLKKEMAEVTDAVHGRDSDPSSSSSPASPGSTGGRVDMTKKPEPPAAGERPPFDMDAT
- a CDS encoding anti-sigma factor family protein, which encodes MSGSQPKSAEGHLAEQHLGDRLSALVDGELGHDARERVLAHVATCAKCKAEVDAQRRLKNVFAAAAPPPPSESFLARLQGLPAGGDLGDGGSPLGGAGLPGGTPGRFGGGSGVFGTRRNERFEFAYTPVRGHEPGPAAVDGRGFGIHDVSRHDHDRTSSRGLRFAFVAAGAVSLAAIALGGVTTSAPTDAEARGSGKGSNVTPMRTQGTGAAIPDSQRRRGVGPLLGQLAGGSAPAETPAAPTAASAPLLPGVPPPPQRHPSLGTPTTGGATVMSPLIQPLTSTPPLTLTAWVSSATLRDPGLVTAAPTAAPPPTAR
- the sigE gene encoding RNA polymerase sigma factor SigE, which codes for MNNTAADQDHAGDPAQTATFSSDADGQAWTPPTWEEIVSMHSGRVYRLAYRLTGNQHDAEDLTQEVFVRVFRSLSTYTPGTFEGWLHRITTNLFLDMVRRKQRIRFDALGDDAAERLASKEPSPQQVFNDAHFDADVQQALDTLAPEFRAAVVLCDIEGLSYEEIAATLGVKLGTVRSRIHRGRSQLRKALAHRSPQARAERRSFVPRVPALGGGGASA
- a CDS encoding trypsin-like peptidase domain-containing protein; translated protein: MHTHQAPQDTTPFGAGTPQTTAAAPHDTATHPGAAPAPQDPPPFGAPAQHGTHPSAPAAQDAAPFGVPAPQGAATAPHEAAPQHGAPPVAPVAQDAAPFGAPAPTSPHEAAAQHGVPSATPAALDTAPLGAPAPQGNPTAPGETAALHGAPAAPHEAAARQDAGAFGGSGGSGGVPGDGVAVAAIPAQAHPGAQDASAADPWGRYDPWAAAAAAAPLQHAGPAVVSEKQKRRRARRVLVGAALTLALVSGVIGGAVGVYLERNGGVGTVELPQAGKEASERDPGSVAGIAAQALPSVVTLHVSGSGEAGTGTGFVLDGRGHILTNNHVVEPAGDNGDITVTFNSGDTAEATVVGRDSGYDLAVVKVKGVSGLTPLPLGNSDNVRVGDPVVAIGAPFDLAGTVTSGIISARERPITAGGEKGDGSDVSYVDALQTDAPINPGNSGGPLLDARARVVGINSAIRSADGAATPDGGQSGSIGLGFAIPINQGKRVAEELINTGKAVHPVIGITLDMDYSGDGARVAAKGGDGGPPVSTGGPGARAGIKAGDVITEVDGRRVHSGEELIVKTRAHRPGDRLELTLERDGEERTVTLTLGSSGGG